TCATTTCCCGGAGGCATGTCACGTGGATGCAGTCGGCCCGCTCCAGGTCCCGGCGGTGCCCCAGGTTCAGCATCAGGCGTTTTTTCCACCTGCTGCGCAGAAGGGCTTCCGGATAAAGCATGCCATGCGGGGAAATGACGCAAGGCTTTCCTTTGGCGCGGGCGATGGCCGCCGTGGCATGGTTGACGTCCTGCCACAGTCCGTTGGTATGGTAGAGGTCGTACTCCGTTTCCCCATGCAGAAAGCCGCGCATGCCGCGGGAAAGGGACAGGGGGGAAACGGCATCGTTCGGAAGGGCGTGGATGAAGGAATCCTGCCCGATCATTACGTCTGACGCGTCGGCGGGGGACAGCGTGAGGATGTCCGTGCGGCAACCGTTTCCGTTCAGGGCCTTCACCAGATCGTAGGTGCAGGTGCTTGTCCCTCCGGAACGGGTGTTGAGTGATGCAATGGTATGGAGAATGTTCATGTTCCGTCTTTCAGTTCTCTGCCTTTTCCATCCACGGCGCTTCCGGCCGCTTTTCCCTTTCTCCGCGCAGGAAGCCGCAGATCTGTTCAAAATAGCGTGAGGCGGCCTCTCCGGAAATATGGTCCATGCTCCATTCGGAAATGGAGCGGCGCGTTTCAGGGGAGATTTTCCCTACGGCAATCCAGTGCCGGAGAGCTTCCCTCATGTTTTCACGGCTGGCGGCGGGGAAGGAGGCTCCCCGGACGCAGCCGTCCAGCAGGACGGAAGCTCCACAGGCGTCGGAACATAGAACCCGCATGCCGTTTTGCAGAGCTTCGTTCACGACGGTGCCCCAGCCGTCATATAAACTGGGCAGGACGAGGAGGTCGCCGGTCCGCATCCGTTCCTGAACCTCCCGGTTTGTTTTTACGCCAAGGAAATGGAATTGGGCGCAGGCAGAGGCGCGCCGCTTCACTTCCGTTTCCAAAGGCCCTCTGCCGATGATGTCCAGGCGGGAAAAACCGTCCCGGAGCGGCATAAGTTCCTCCAGCAGGGGAAGAATCCTCTTGTTGCCGTCCAGCCTGCCGACAAAAAGGAGGCGGGGGAGGCCGCTGCCGTCTTCTTCATCATTCCGTTTTTCCCCGG
This genomic stretch from Akkermansia biwaensis harbors:
- a CDS encoding glycosyltransferase, coding for MTFIFWQNIISLHQAAFLKALAKRHEVILVAEQPLTRERAEEGWDLPDMGAVRTVTEPGTAQINRLLEKYRDSLHCFSGIDAFPMVYRAFRLACTQGIRPLLYLEPYEWRGWKGFLRRVKYTVHRLRYGKSIRAILTTGSRGKICYERAFFSPGIIFDWGYFTDVPPDDASSGEKRNDEEDGSGLPRLLFVGRLDGNKRILPLLEELMPLRDGFSRLDIIGRGPLETEVKRRASACAQFHFLGVKTNREVQERMRTGDLLVLPSLYDGWGTVVNEALQNGMRVLCSDACGASVLLDGCVRGASFPAASRENMREALRHWIAVGKISPETRRSISEWSMDHISGEAASRYFEQICGFLRGEREKRPEAPWMEKAEN